A segment of the Nasonia vitripennis strain AsymCx chromosome 2, Nvit_psr_1.1, whole genome shotgun sequence genome:
CAAGAAATTTGtcaacaaaatatattttgaaccGAGTGAAATCAACTATCATCTTCAGGCGAATGGCTGCTAACGTACTGAATCATATCTCTCATCTATAAGtatatagaataataataatgataataataataataataataataataatacgacAAAACGAGCGCGTcagattattaaaattacggGGAGTACACGCATGGAAAGCGACAAAATGAGATAGATCATTCTGTTACAGGAATAAGGGCACGTCTCAGGATGTTAGTAGTTGTAGGGAAAGAATAGGaaaactaaaatattaaaaaaaaaatgtaataaaaagtcTAAAAACCAAATGGTTGTGTAATAGAAAGTTTTGTGCACGGTTGAActtgtttgttttttcttttctttgctTGATTAGGCACTTTGTGTGTGTTGGAAAGAATCTAAGAAACCGTATAAATATAGTCCTTTCtaatttctctttcttcgcATTATACATCATcagttgtaaaaaaataaaatcattcaTTACGAATGTCGATATACGGTAAAAGGTGTATACAATTCGTTAGGCGTATTATAAAGCGTGATGAAACACGATCTATGTATTTACAATAAAAGTCTATAGGCTTGTGTTGGGTAAGGTGAGGTCGGCATGGCGGATTAATCCCAGCCCCCAGTGAGCTTGTGGAACATTTCTTCGTTCAAGGTCTGGTTGGCTTCCTTCGAGCGCATCGACAGGAAGATGTAGCCCCCGATGAATTCGTGCAATACCTTGCAGTCGGCCGACTGGCACTCGAAGATTATGTTCTCCTCCTCGAATTGCACCATCATGTGCTTCACCTCCCAGTTGACGTTCCATGCCTGTGCAGGAGTGTACGATTGAATCGTGATCTGCAGCGCGTACGGCACTGCGCAACTAGTATACGCTATTATACGCACCTTCATCGTGTTGTATCTCCAAGTCTTGATGTGGTCCCCGCTGTGGAGATCCATTCGCATGAGTCTGTTGCTCGCGATGCCGAGCAGCTCGTCCTTGCTCTTTCCGGTGAACCTGACGACGAACAGGGAAATTCCGTACTCCGGCAGCGACTGCCAGGCCTTGATGTAGTTGAGCTTGGCCTCGATCAGCGGCAGGTCCTTGACGTTGGCGTGAGCCTCCAGGATCCTCTGGATCAGCTGCGTTATCGGAGTCGTGTGAGAAGAGGAGGATATTACGTATATAATGAGGCACGCGGCAGCTCACCTTGCCCTTGAATTTCTTGGCGAACCTCGGCGCGACGTAGTCCTCCGGCACGATGTCGCCGAGCGAGTTGGGATTGATGGCCGGGGCCGGGGCGGGCCTCTGGAGCTGGAGGAACGCGATGATGCCGTTTACCTCGCTCTCGTAGGAGGCGTCCGCGAGGGTGCGGCCCTTGGCCGCGAGTCTGCAGGCCGCCATCCACTTGGCGTACTGCTGCTCCTGCGGGGGTCGAGCGAACGAGTTAGTAAATATTTCGAGGGATCGGGTGAGTAGTGCAGGAGAGTAACGCACGTTGTCGCATCGAATCCACATCTCGGTCATGCCCTCGGCGCTGGGCACCTCGAGCCTGATGCCGTATCTGGCCTGGCTGAGGTGGAGGTCGGGCGTGACCTCGCAGCCCCTCAGGTTGACGAGGTGCGCGGGCCCCTCGGAGCCGGCCGCGTCCTCGCGGCTCTTGTAGAGCCTGAGCTGGAGGTCGCGGCAGGTGAACCAGTAGCGCTTGAAGGCCTTGAGGGTGAAGCGCTTGGGCTTGAAGAAGCGCAGGTAGTCGCAGAGCTCCGGGACCTGGGTGATGTCGCTGGGTCCGCTGCCGAGGTTGCTGCCCTCGAGGCTGACCTGCAGGTCCGTGAGGGCCGCGTCGATGTCGTCCTCGGCCGGCGAGCCGTTGGCGGCGCCGTTGCTCTCGCCCAGGCTCTTCTGGGGCAGGCCTGCCTGCAGGTTCACCTGCACCTGGAGCACCGAATCGTCGCGTTGGAGTCGTGGCGGGGGCGGGAGCTAGAGGCGGGGCCAACTCACCTGGAGCGCGGCGAACACGAGCATCTCCTCCTCGGTGCAGTCGATCTCCTCGGCGAGCAGCTGCCacttggcctgctcgtagatcATGTTGATCCTGGCGGCGTCGGTCTTGGGGTTGAGGTCGTAGAACGAGTAGAACTTGAAGCGGAGCCTGAGCGTGTCGAACTCGCGAATCTGCTGCTCCATGATGGAGAGCGAGGAGTCGAGCCAGGCGACGTTCATGCGCGCCTTCTCCAGGAGGCTCCTGGGCCGGAGCAGCTTGGAGCGGAGGTCGGGGGGCGGCGCCGCCGGGCTCTGGACGAGGAGCTCGCTCAGGCCGCCGTTCAGGGCCTCGAGGCTCATGCTGCTGTTGTTGGCGTTGAAGGAGCCCGTGCTGCCGAAGCCGAGGGCGTTGTTGTTGCGCTTCCAGGTGCCGGTGTGCTGGGGAGGAGAGAAGGGCCCGTACGGCTGGACTCGTACAATGCTCGTAGACAGGCAGGTCAACTAACTCACCTGAGCGACGGGCGAGCCGATGGGCGTGACGGGGCCGCACATGAACGCCTGGCCCGACTGCTCGAGGCTGCCGGTCGAGCCGCGCGGGCTCTGGCTCGCCGCGATGAACGTGTTCGTGTCGGCCGGCGCGTGGAAGCCGTTCCTCTGGCCCTCGAGCTTCTTCCTGCTCGGCATGTCCTTGTGGTTGTGCTTGAGGTGGCTCGGCTCCAGGGGCTTGCAGAACGACAGCTCCTCCGGGTGTCTGATGCCTGCGAGTCGAATAGTCGCGTGCGTATAGCGGAGCTAACTATGGCCAGCTAAGTGGAGGAaatttatatatctatatttcAATATCTACTCACCGAGCTCCTTGCACAGGTTGATGACCGCGTTGAAGGTCTTGACGGAGAAGTCGACCCGGCAGTCGAGGTAGCGCATGTCGGGCAGCTGGACCCTCAGGGTCTTGTGCATCGGCGTGAAGTGGAGGATGGCGTCGGCCGCGACGCCGTACTGGTCGAGGGTCGACCTCGTCCTGGTCAGCCAGTGGTTCTTCGCCGGCCACCAGAGCGCGTGGTCCGACCAGTCCATCGCTATGTCTGCAAGTCAACGGGCAGCGCGTGAGTCGGCTTGTCGGGACAGAGGCGCGAGAGAGGTCGTCCACCTCGCGCGCTGCGTcttccctccctccctccctccctccttCCCGCCGCGTCTTTTGTTCCAGGGAAGCCCGCGCGAGTGGCTGCGCTCGAGAGCTCGAGCCCCTTGGCCCTCGGCTCGCGCCGCTCAAGGGTTTCGTGGCGCACGGCGTCAGGCGAAATTCAATCGGGTACCCGCAGCGCGAGAGGAGAAGACGATGCGCGGGGCCCTTTGCTCGTGCCGCGAAATCTGCCGCCGGACCTTTCGGGAATCAGCCAACAATACGCTTCTtcgcccccgcgcgcgcgcgcccaaTCGTGTATACGGACACGACCGGATATGGGACGAGCTGGACCATCGGCTTTCTCGCggaattatataaatatttcggTAGCTCGCGCGAGAGTAACTCGAGACAGCCGAAAGGTTG
Coding sequences within it:
- the LOC100115990 gene encoding unc-112-related protein translates to MSGRIYTDGHEIDGSWVLRVYVTDLNVERSLRVKGELHIGGVMLRLVDDLDIAMDWSDHALWWPAKNHWLTRTRSTLDQYGVAADAILHFTPMHKTLRVQLPDMRYLDCRVDFSVKTFNAVINLCKELGIRHPEELSFCKPLEPSHLKHNHKDMPSRKKLEGQRNGFHAPADTNTFIAASQSPRGSTGSLEQSGQAFMCGPVTPIGSPVAQHTGTWKRNNNALGFGSTGSFNANNSSMSLEALNGGLSELLVQSPAAPPPDLRSKLLRPRSLLEKARMNVAWLDSSLSIMEQQIREFDTLRLRFKFYSFYDLNPKTDAARINMIYEQAKWQLLAEEIDCTEEEMLVFAALQVQVNLQAGLPQKSLGESNGAANGSPAEDDIDAALTDLQVSLEGSNLGSGPSDITQVPELCDYLRFFKPKRFTLKAFKRYWFTCRDLQLRLYKSREDAAGSEGPAHLVNLRGCEVTPDLHLSQARYGIRLEVPSAEGMTEMWIRCDNEQQYAKWMAACRLAAKGRTLADASYESEVNGIIAFLQLQRPAPAPAINPNSLGDIVPEDYVAPRFAKKFKGKLIQRILEAHANVKDLPLIEAKLNYIKAWQSLPEYGISLFVVRFTGKSKDELLGIASNRLMRMDLHSGDHIKTWRYNTMKAWNVNWEVKHMMVQFEEENIIFECQSADCKVLHEFIGGYIFLSMRSKEANQTLNEEMFHKLTGGWD